CATGCATCTGTCTAACTCTCCCTACAGGCGCCGTGTCGTAAACTGCTAACCACCCTTATCAAAGGTCTTGATGCTCATTTATTTAAGTCGCATCATGATATCTACATGCCCAACTGTGACAAACGTGGTTTCTTTAGAAAGAAGCAGGTGAGTTTGCAAATTATGAAAGACTTTATACATGTGgttgtgtttccagctgcaaAGATGTCATGTTTTTTGCTGTTCAGTGTTGGTCTTCTCGAGGAAAGCGGCGTGGCAAATGCTGGTGTGTGGATAGGAATGGCATGCCAGTCTCAAACACTAAACAAACGGGCGGCCTGAATTGTTAAAATGCGTGAAGCCTGGACTGAAGCTTCATTACCGATAcgagatgaagatgaaggaacACCACACAGAGTCTAAAGGAGCTCAGCACAGTCTCACATTTCATTCTCCAGCCACCAATGAAAAGCTGTTTCCAAATCAGGTGCAACTTTGTCTCCTTGCGCCCTCTACTGAACATGTTGTATTGATTAGACATGACTTTCACGTCTACTTATAGAGGATTTAGACTATATCAAATTTATATCGACATGTTAAATTATCCCGACAAGAGTCACATTGTAAGTTGCAGAGAGTGAACTTACAGTTTGGACCACATACTCAAGTTGTTCCTCTTTGTGTTTCAACATTTAAATTACATGTTGAAACCATTATTCATTCTAATCATTAATTCATATTTCATGCCATTAACCACTTTTCAGGAACATTATAATTGGATCATTGTATCATATTTATacatgtattttctgttttcactttgaaacCACTGTaattatattattgtaatttctgTACATAATCTCTAGATGCAAtcttatttatgttattttaaatatgatattattatttatgttactATTCATTTGAATAAGTGATTTATGAGCGCTTGCCTATAAGGGCAGACACCCATGGTATTGTTTGGAAAAACCTGAATTTATAATGCAGAATAACATGAGggcattattattatgattttctgTTTGAGCATTCATGAAGAACAATGAGAGGAGGTGCGTTTaagaaaaggttaaaactgaCACTGATGGGCAGTATTTCAAAAACGCCCATGAAAGACTTGCTGTGGATGCTTTGTTGGTTTCATGTCTTTAAAGAaccttttgttaatttttttcttttttaataaaaattactTTGCCCAAGAAATAAATCTATCTAAAGTAAATCATCTAGTGCTTAAAACATCACGAATAGAGCCCCAAGCTCCTTTACAAATTTGAAGATACCTTCaactttgtgtcatttctttttgaCTGGACTGGGAAAGGTCTTAATATCGCCATATTGgctgaaaataaacatatttaaaagaaatatcttTTGTTGTAATAGTCGCCTACTGAAACTCGGTAGGGTTGAAAGATTCAAAACCTTGTTGGAGcagccatttattttttacacattttaaacaaggGGTATTTTTGATATCTCATATTGAACCAATCATAAACAAGCAACTATAACACTGCACACGCTCTGTGGTGATCCCTCTCTGCCTGCCAACAGACTAACTGAGGTCTCATACTTGTCaaagttatgtttttgtatttgtataaaaatgtaattaattaaaccGTTTTTATTAAAGTGGAATTAATTGTTAAACTGATATGAAATTGTTTTAACTGTATCTATATTCTTAAAGTTGATTGTTGCCCATGGTATTTATATAAAGGTAACTAACAGTGCTGGGGAGTAACTCATTACAGTagttaaatttcaaaataaatgtaatcgtaatcagttacagttactgaacaaatatatgtaattacattacagttactaatcaaaatgttggtgaatAAAATGGGgttacatcagaaaaaaaatctttttagtAAAAAGCttatatgttgaataaaacatttgctttacatttttttgccatgtagGGATGCCTtcttttggtgtatttttggacAATGCATGTCAGCAAAGCTGTTGAGACAAATTTGAACACTTAtgcacttgtttttttggtcttttcagcttttaaaTAAGTTGAATtatgattaaaacatttgtcagaaaagtaatcaaaaagtaattaaatgtaatacattatgttacattactttgataaagtaattaaaatagttgtATAACTTTTTAAACACAGCAACTCataatctgtaacctattacatttccAAAGTAACCCTCCCAACACTCTGTATTAATTTGGTGCTGACAATCGTCATTGCATGTGGGAGCAGATGTGACATTTGACTTCTAGTGTTTCAGTCAATAGCCTACATTGCTTGTAATGACATTTGATGACTGTTAACAACTACAGCAAAATAGAAACAAAGTAGTTCAAAATAGGGTTGCAAGctgtaagcactttcctttaTCGGTTAATCTGTAAAATTCACgatcaattaattgattcattattttaaaaaaaacataaaaactttgcttatcTTAAACCAAACTTGTTttatcctcagtcaaagctcacagcaacacattttgacagcatttcatagGAATAggaattaatcaattaaatttcacGTTCGATTAAATTCTTGACGACTTATCAATAGACCACCGATTAACTGCTATTATCCCTAGTTCAAGGGGTTTTTGAGTAATAacatcaaaactaaaaaatggtCACATTTGCCCCCGGTCTCCCCTACTGGATATTTTGTCAGGAGGTCGTCGGTGTGTGATTTCATTGTTGTTGCTCTGACTGAAGTCTCTCTGGACCAGGAGGTGTTAAGTCGGTTCACAGCGGCAGCCAGCAggttgctgctgcagaggacTGTAACAGGCGGACTCCAGACTACTTTACATAGACGGGGCGCCACAGATGACAAGTGAAACCCTgctgacactcacacacactgagatcCGCGGGGACTAGCGATGTCTTCTCCCGGTGCCACCTCCAACCCTCTGAGCACTCTGGCGCCCAAAAGGAAAACCAAGAAGAAACACTTCGTGCAGCAGAAGGTGAAGGTTTTCCGAGCCAGTGACCCCGTGCTGAGCGTGCTGATGTGGGGTGTCAATCACTCGGTAGGTGCGTGGGCTGCACACTGGCACAATTGTAAGTTTATATCTGTGTGTGATCATGTTTATTAACTGTTCACCCACTGATCGTGCGCAGATTAACGACCTGAGCCAGGTGCCTGTACCTGTCATGCTGCTCCCAGACGACTTCAAAGCCAGCACCAAGATCAAAGTCAGCAACCACCTCTTCAACAAGTACTGTGCTCCACTCAACTCTGTCCGCCTCATTGTAGGAACCTTCAGCCTGCTGTTTCCTGCCTTTCGCACAGATTTTTGTGGCTCTTGTGATTTATTTGCCTGCCTGTGCTTATCAGGAGCTGCAGCCCCCCTTTTAGAGAATAACAATGCTTTTCTTTACTAACAATACCTTTAACATTACCAGGGCTAAAGCCAGCACCACTTACAATAACTGGCtaagaaagatgaaagaaataGTAATTTAGCTTGTCTGGGTGATTGTGTGCAGAATGCAATATTGTCAAGGTGatgtaaaagaaagaaaccagGGTTAGAGAGGCAGTTGTTTGAGTGGTTGTGTAACACAAGGACACTGATTAGTTTATTACAAACAAGACAGACAAAAGCTTAAACTGATGAATTCATCAGAAGATGTTTCGGCGCTCGCAGAGGGTAAGCATCAGTCAGACGAAGACAAAGcctattttaaaataactattCATGAAAGATGGTGCCATACACTCCGTCTGACCTGAAGTTCACTTTCTATACCGATGGAGTCTCGAAAACTTGAGTGGCTTTCAATAATCCTTTAATCCATCCAGGAATCCAGGTCATGTAAAGACTTATAAACAGAGGTGGgaagaacaataaaatatgtttttcaagcTAAAAAGTGCTGTTACCTTGGTGAGATTAACTCAAGTGCTTTTCATGCTGCCCGAGGTGAAAAAATACTCAGCTGAAAAAGAAGGATGCTGAAGAGAAATTCAGTCAGATAGTCTGAACATAACCAATGATACATCTGTCAATttggacaattaaaaaaacagcagacagacgaTGGGTCCCTGGGTACAGATATGCTTTGTGGTAGATTTGCctcttttttgctgttattgttgtctctttattgtcattaagcatatttttggggttttgtgtttctttgagataattttgtgtctttttttggccattttgggCCTGTTTTAGGtgtcttttttggccattttgtgtctccttacTGTCTTCTCGCATATCTGTTGTCATCAAGCAACTTTTTGAGGTTATGTgcctttttcaggtaattttgtggcttttttgccattttgtgtctccttgttttgcatcactttgttgTCATTAAGCGTCTTTTGtcgcttttttttgtcattttatgtcattttttggttgttttgttctctttttggtaattttgtgtctcttgtgatcattttgtgcctctttggggtactctgtcttttttcttttttcaaatctgtgttgtttttttggggttgggGAGTGACACTTTTAGATGATTTTGTTCCTTTTTGATCCTAATGTGTCTAGcggttgttttgcccatttttgtagtGATTTTGCTATCTCTGATTGgattgaatttattttgaaagggctTATCAGTGTAGAAATAGCTGCACAAAACAGCACccatttaaattatgtaaaaaaaaatttctttatcaaattatttaaacttgTTGCTTTTAAGTACAGAAATAATATACTTGTGCTGTAAGAAAAAGCTATaggaataaatatattttcagatttatttaatgAAGCATTAGTAGCTCCTGTGTAGCTCCTAAATAAGCACAGCTGGCAATAGATGCTGTGGGAGGAATGCTGCGGCACATCAAGCTGCATTGTTCTTACTTCatgtattaataattaaaatgtctttgttcCTCAGAGAGAATCTTCCAGGACAGTTCAAGTTCAAAGACTACTGTCCGCAGGTGTTTAGAAACCTGCGAGAGCGTTTTGGAATCGAAGACCAGGATTACCAGGTATGATCAATAACAcacaattttgtcaaaatgagacATGGACAAAAGCAAGATACCTAACAAGgtgaaaaacagagacacagacgTTCACAAACGCAAAGCCTCCAAGAttgcgtttttttcttttcttaaaaaccAGACACTGCTCTGCATATATGGAGCTGCTCCCATCTGAATTTGCATTGCTTTGTGTGATATTTGCATGTGGCAGGTGGCAGACAGAGTCATCAGCTGCTCTGCTCAGTGCACATTTGCTTAGCACACAATTACTAGGTGAGGTGAACTGTATGTGCACTTTAAAGTCTGTGCTGATGAAAGTTTAATTTCTGCACATCTACAAGCAGAAAATGTCTTCAAACATCATGCGCATCAgtgcaaaaatgctttttttgtgttctagcataataaaacaaatcttaTATTTCAGAAGTTCACATCTTTTTGCATGATGAattgaatgaaaacatttctaaaacagtACACCGGTGTATGTATATAAAAGGTATCACTGATGTGTTGGACAGCTgatgtcacatgttgccactccTCACagatgtcatcctctctctcaccAACAGGTGTCTCTGGCCCGCAGTCCCCTACTAAAACACGAGGAGGGGCACAGCGTGGGCCTGCTGCTGACATCATACGACCGCACTTTGGTAGTAAAAGAAATCTCCagtgaggaggtggaggagatgcaCAACATCCTCTCTGAGTATCACCAGGTAGGACGGACACAGGGTGGAGAGCTTACTTGTGTGGATGGGGCTAAAATGTCCCTTCACAGTGAGCAAAACCTCATTTTATTTAATCGGTTTTCTAGTTTGCGATTAACCCCAGTCAGTAAAATCTAAGGACACATTTCATCAGTTATATATTTTCCACGCATTTTATCCTACGTCTTTTGTATACCAGGAGAGAATGTGCTCTTTCTCTGATAACCCTGGTTGCCATGGCAAAGGTTTTCACAACATCAAAGCTAAAGGATGAGTGAATttgaagcagagagagactttCTTCTATAAGTGATGATACACAGCCAGAGCActtctttttacatttaaatttgattttataaagatatttaatgtaaagCAAAAGAGGCAGCATCATGAGTCTTTCAGACATTTATGAAAACAGACAATGGGAAAGTAGATTGAAGATGCACTCTCTCTAAATATATTCAGCTTGGCAGATTAAACACAGTACTGGAATTTTGCTTTTGTACCGGGTTGATGTACATTTCTGCGAACAGACCTTTTCACAGCAAATGTTTTGACTTGTGAAAAGgaagtacatttaaaaatattagtgaTGGCTCAGTTCTGTTCAGTAAGCGATTACAGTGACACAGTGAGCTAACATGCACAATACCACGAACCTGAAACTGATGcggctaaatggaattcagccgtcattcattttattatttacactgCTTTGCCTATTGTGACATGCTGATagaaaatatttccacacaCTTAGATCTATGAAACGACAAACTTTATTCTGAGCTGTTGGTCTCCAGCATACATGACTCAACAATGGACAGATAGGTAAAAGATACCTGTCTCATTCTAATCATTGGCAGTATGCAATAGGGCtgcaaccttttttatttttattgtgtctgtgattattttcttgattaatcgattagttgcttcatctgtaaaatgtcagacatttgtgaaaaatgttccaaaagCCCACGATGACATCCTTTAAAATTCTTGTTTTGTCTACAATCCAAATAAAGTCATTTGACTGTCTTAGTCGAgcaaagaaaccagaaaatattcacattcaaGTAGCAGGAATCAtagaatttttacttttttttttcttgaagaaCTACTCGAAtgattaatcatttttcatttcgtTTTAGCTCGGCTTTACTAATTTAATAGCTGacaactaatcagttaattattGTAGCTCTAGTAGGCAAGACACCCCTGCACAACCCTGGTAGTAGAAGTACAGTACTAACCGGAAAGCATGtcacatgttaaaatgtgtatgtctataaaaatgtttgaatgcaAACTGGCATTGACTATTTATGCCTTTAAGCATGAATCAAATTTAAAAGGATAAGTTAtgcaaaaagtcacaaaagGAGGAAATTAGATAAACTGTATAGAGACTGACACTTTTTGTTGTCATGCTGTAAACATccttatttctgctgtaaagttgggcattttaacatggaggtctatgggaACTAACTCACTTATGgaaccagcctcaagtggccagtagaggaactgcagttgtTGGCACTTTCTCATTGGCTTcgtttttcagccctggaggttgctgcttggtctCACATCGCTCTCGTGTTtccacaataacaaacaaacacaggcacaTTACCCCCAAGCACTCCTCCATTATGCTACATAATGTATGCACTGCTACAGACCACCGAGTTTTTGTGTCCTtaatttttgcaaacatttattgTGTATTCACTGCTGTTCTCTTCTAGCACATCGTCACCTGCCACGGCAGCACGCTGCTCCCTCAGTTCCTGGCCATGTACAGAGTCACTGTGGAGAGCGAGGACACCTACCTGTTAGTTATGAGGAACATGTTCAGCCACAGACTGCACGTACACAGGAAATATGACCTCAAGGTAAATCCTGCAGCAGTCGTGCAGCTAGATGAGGATTCAGAGACTGTTATCAGTGCAGACAACTCATTGTTAATGGAGCACCGGCAGTCTGGTGTGTCGAAGCATCTgtagtgtttttaattttgcctACAAGCACAGACTGCTGGATTCATGCCCATTCATGTATTATGAAGACACTGACTCTCAGGGGCTTATTTTACTGATAAAAAATGATAGAATAACAGTTTTGTGATGTAATATGTGAACGTGGTTTCAGTTGCATTTTGGCCTATTAGTGACTGTGGGGGTCCTTTCTATCCTCAGGGGTCCCTGGTGTCTCGAGAAGCAAGTTTTAAAGAGAAGGTGAGAACACATCTTGTTAAAGATTGAATGATACACTCTAGCTGAACTGTACCTTTTGCAGTCCAAAAACTGTTAGAATTATCATTATTGCCtattgtattattatcattggcaATTTACTGTGGGGATACAgtaacatttgttttcagtaaCAAGCAAgcataatgtaaaaaacaaacctgatctaacaaaaagcagaaaa
This DNA window, taken from Plectropomus leopardus isolate mb chromosome 2, YSFRI_Pleo_2.0, whole genome shotgun sequence, encodes the following:
- the LOC121953274 gene encoding phosphatidylinositol 5-phosphate 4-kinase type-2 gamma-like isoform X1; this encodes MSSPGATSNPLSTLAPKRKTKKKHFVQQKVKVFRASDPVLSVLMWGVNHSINDLSQVPVPVMLLPDDFKASTKIKVSNHLFNKENLPGQFKFKDYCPQVFRNLRERFGIEDQDYQVSLARSPLLKHEEGHSVGLLLTSYDRTLVVKEISSEEVEEMHNILSEYHQHIVTCHGSTLLPQFLAMYRVTVESEDTYLLVMRNMFSHRLHVHRKYDLKGSLVSREASFKEKVKELPTYKDVDFRNNMQKVYVSDEEKEKIMDKLNRDIEFLVRMRIMDYSLLLGIHDVERAEREEEEEEMESSYEEEEEDENGVAPGSTSPEGIGGYMNSFKPMGPGEFDPYVDVYAIQSAVGAPQREVYFMGLIDVLTQYDTKKKAAHAAKAVKHGAGAEISTVHPEQYAKRFREFITKIFA